The window GAGTAACTAATCAGCCAGTTCTAGACCTTAGGCCTAAGGCATATACCCTAAGAGCTGAATTCTGAATAGTTGGGGGCTATATTTTATACACTACAAATCTTCCTCCCCCAAAGCTCCCTGGCTACAATTTTTGGCAATTCCTAGCTGCCATTTTGCCAGTAAGGACTTAAAGATTTATGTCTGCAGTGTCAATGGGAAATACAATATAGTCATATTGCTGCTACTTTGTAGTTAGTGTGACTCATTCATAGCTGAACGAAAGACTGAGGTTTGAATTGCATTTGTgagagtaaaaacaaaaaaaaaaaaacatgagaaaagaaagaagattaaGTGGTGTGCAAAGggcaggtgagtatcacaggtttagttctgctttaacaagaagattaattcacaaaaaaaaaaaaaaaaaataccatgatgTAAGCATTGCGGTTCAGGAATTTAATAAACTTCTCCAGACACCAGAAGCAGCATTTGAGGCAGCACATAAGGAAGCGGGTGCACGGGTTTTGCGCTCCTAGAGGACAGACATGGCATTACACACATGAGAAGTTGCTTTTCTAATATTGTCAATATGAAATTGTAAGCCCAAAAATCCTAAAAGGTTACATCATCAGGCAATGGCTTACCTTTCAGCTTGTGGTCCAGATACTCCAGAATGATTCGGATAATCTGAACGATAGTGAGAATGAGGGAACCGAAAGCCAAGGATCCAGTGTGATACCTAGGGTAAGGTGGAGGTAAACAGAGCCACTTTTATATCCAATACCAATTTTTAAGCAAAGGATTATGGAACACAAAATCAGGAGACTCACCTAAGTGTTCTCATGAATGCGGCAGACACGGGGAAGTAGGGGATGTCCTTAGGTTTGTGGAAGGCCCAGTAATAAGAGGCAAACGCTCCTGCCAAGACACACTGGCCCAAGGCGATGACGAAGTTAATGCACCACAGGAAACCAAAGACGTTGTAGATTTGCAGGTTGAAGATGTTCTGCTGGATGATCCCTTCTGTGTTGTACTTGTAGAAGGTACAATGGGCATCTGGGCACCCTGTTGCATTGGCATTAAATGTCTACAGGAGAGGAGAAAAAGATATAGCGATTTATGATGATGCTGTATGAGTTTCATGTATTGAAACGTTAATACACCTGGAGGTGCTCATTCACTTTATCAAGGTAATATCAATATCTTATGGGTCAAAACGATAAGGAGCCCCTTTAGCCCCTATGTCACATGTAATTCATCTATTGATGGCATCTTACTGCAATGAGGAGTTACACCTTTGGGTGGATGCCCACAGGCTCAATGAATGAATAGCTTTGTACAGTTCCCCTAGGTCAGGCAACAATATCACTGCTTGTGTGTTCCCAGCTTCGCCTACCTGCTCCAGCCTTTAAAGGGGgagtatcatatttttttttgcatgagacTCAAAGGATATATAGGATGACTTGCAAGCCAAGGCCCAGTTTATATCGCTGTCAGCTGTCAGGAATCCATTCATACCTCTGTACCCGGTctgaacttttagacatggaggaGGGGACCCAGGTAGTAAACTAGTATGGGGCTCAGAATGCTAACCTGTATATTTGTATAGGTGATTGGAGCCATTTCTGAGATTTATATACCATTCTGGCAGGCAGCAGACATTAAAATCTGTAGCACTTACTGGTCTTGTCCTTAGCTCAGCCTCTGAATGGACAGTGAATAGAAAAGCAGCTCATCCTCCTGTCCCTCTGCTCACTACAGCTATAATGTTTATTAGCCTGTTCAGCACATACCCACTGCTGCACAACTGATCGGCTCCCTATGCCCCTTCTATCCAGCTTAGTCTGGGTACTGCTGTACAGGGAACTCCAAAAGGTTTACTGAAATTTAAACTACTTGTGGAGTCAccaatattttctttaacttttttttcggGTCAGATACCGATGATCCAAAATGCGGAGATATATTCGTTTCACAAGCCCAAAATGTTGGTTTGTGATGGCCATAATGATTTTTCTTGTTAAGCCCTATCTGGATTATAAAAATGCAATTCTATGAAGGCAAAGAATAAagcaagcaaaaattaaaaacaaaatttaatttttactcaCCGTTGGATCACAGGTTGTGGTTCCTGTAATGTTGCTGCACTCTGGGGTGTTGTTGTTTGAAGTTGTTATTCTGAACAATGGAcctccggaggttgccagatatCTGAGGTTGGTTAAGGAAccataaaataacacaaaatccTATTTGTACCCATCCCATGTATGATGCTCAGTTACCTTTATTTGTGGATATGAAACTTAAAATTATAAGGAAATGATATGAGCGGGCTGTCAGTCCTCAAATCAGTAATCTGAAAGGTTTCAGAAGCAGAACCTCCTACCACTGATGAACTACCTTGATGTAGGAGGAAGACAAACACAGGCACCCTCTAAAACCATTgacttccttcttttcctttattctcttttatttcctGCTCAGCAGGTTTGCACACTTTCTCCATTTTGGTATTTGGGTACGTGTATAGATCTGTGTACATGCCAGGGTGCCACTTCACCACATTATGCCAATGCTCCTCTAGATAAGTCAGCTATTGATATGTATGTGGTGTTCTTATAAATTACACTTGCACATGATAGCTATATCTCTGCACCCCACTACAATGTTTTCTGAAAATGCAGCTTCTCTATATGTGTGGTGCGCTTACTCTACATACTGATATTATCCATCTCACAGATGGACACCCCGTGTCCAAGGTTCACATTATTATTGCTGAGAACACAAGGGACCCCAAGTACGCCTTAAGGATACAGAGCGGTGATACCCCAGTATGCCACACAGACCACCAGGAGAACAAAGGTAACCAGCGGATAGAAGAGGGATGACATGATGTATCCGATCGCCCTGTGGAGATAAAGACCAGAGAGTCACTATACTGTGCTGCATGATCAGTGGTGACCCCAATTATTTCTAAGCCCTGGGCAGTATCCTACACCCCATCATTCTATGTCTTACCAGTCCTGAAGCCAAGCGTATAGCTtgtgtcaaaagaaaaaaaaaatctttttattgttaaaaactaataaagaaacaaacacaTTGACTGTGTTCTGAAGCAGCTTGTCCATCCTCCATGTTGCCAATGTTTATTTTGGCTTTAGAGAATTCAGCACTGATATAACAACCCTGTTCGTGAAGGCTGATGAAAAGTAAACGTTTGCATCTCTGCAATATATGCATAGGTATTCATTAAAAATGCTGCAGGTACATGAAAATGTCAGGTGATCTGGCAGAAATTCAGTGGGCACCTGACATCCTCTGGGGGGCTATCAATTGCCTTTGCTTCAATGAGTGAAGTCAGCCTTGCATGTTGGACTACATAACATCTCCCTCCTACACACACATATCTCTTATGAAGATGAGGGGTGATGCTCTGCTGTCCTGCAGGCAAAGCCAACAACACCGCTTGCAGCTCAAACAGGTCATTGGGTGCttgcagatcaacaggtattttctgtacataGCATTGGACAAACATGGGGAAATatctgaattgtttttttaatttggcctagaaatacagttttattttttaaaccgtCATAAATCTAACTGATAACCCTCAGATAGATGGCCCCTCGGACTGCCCAGTCCTAAATCACCACTGTCCAGTGTATCCCCCCCATTCCCATCATATCGGTCCTAACTTACTTGCTGGCCTCTTTAATAAGAGCAATGGCGATAAGGATTCTCTTCCGCAGGAACAGGAGGAGCAGCAGCAGAATTGCCTCCACCACGGCCAGCACGATCACTGCAGGTATAAGCATGGCACAAACACTGATTTAGACTGGCATCACCCAACCAGGAATCTCCAAATTACACAAAATTTGCCCAAAGCTCCAACTTTCTACCGGACATTCTGCAAACTGAAAACTAAGCCAGcttccttctgaaaatgaaaatttcCTGGCTGTTATGGCTTCAGTATTGCAGCTCACTGCTGATTACAAACATTGCTAGGGGTCTCCAAAGACATTACAATCTGATTATAAAATCTTCattagatttaccaaaactatgCAACAATCTACTCTGTATATATTATGCAGGTCATTACATTACAAAGTGGGTGGCAGACCTAAggcagattgtacaatcagactgaACATTGTGtggcccctatttaatgtacagtgctgcgtaatatgttggcgctatataaatgctgtataataataataataataataatgggcagATTTAGGGCACCATGCAGCTCTCCAGCAAACTACTCAGTCTGCAAAATGAAGCTGCAGTACTATTTTTTGAACAACAGATGGTGGCGAATCACAGcttgctgtattattattatacaggatttatatagcgccaacatattacgcagcgctgtgtaaaatgacaACATGCATTTTAGGTTGAACTGAGCATTGGGGTTGATTAAATGAGGAAATAAAGGtcgttcacatagcaaagtgaattatctatTTGCAGTAAATGAGATGAGGCTctgctgatttcaaccatccaattgtgttttttttggtttccttccATGTGATTGGGGATTTATGGCAAAGTGAACTATTACCAtcttcacttagctaagtgatgCTGccattgcaaggtgataattcactctGGTAAGGCagcagcctaaattcctttagtaaatcacccgcGTGTGTCTGCACTGAAAGAATGATGGTTATTTATTCTGAATGAGCTGAATtcagtttgaaataaatgttagatTGTATCTGTGCTATACTCCAGCTGTTATTAATGTACAAAAAGCTGAGGGAAAAAACATAACGATTTGCATACCTCCGCATACTACCCTAGAATATAGAATAATCCTTGTTTTGCTGGTATATATAATGGAAAAACTCAAGAAGACCCATGAGCATTACTTACAAATGGCCAACCAGGTCTCTTTCACGTGAGCATATACAGACAGATTGGGGTTGAACCCCACATCATTAAAGGTCTGGGTGCTGGTGGAATACTCTTTATAGCAGTGATAGATGCCTGAAACAgagagaaaacaagaaaaaacaggTGAATCATTGCTGGGGATACATAGGGGGACTATGGGccagatttaaaaaagctctccaagactggagaagatagatcaacatggtagaacctgggtgatccagcaaacctagaataaatttttaagaaatccattccaggtttgctggatcacacaattTTAACCCACAGCTCGAAACACGCAGTGTTATTACCAGCCATGAACTGTAGTTTGCACTTACAACGCCTGCAATCCCAGGTTATCGGTTATAGGAAATCTTTTTATATTGCACTTTGTGATTGTGTGAGTGTTTTGTGAGTTCAGATGTCGCCAATGCAACcatagaaaaacacacacaaagcacAAAGGGGGATTATTTACACCTATGGCATCTAGGACAGGCATGGAGGAACATGAATTGACTTTCATTCGATTTTCAGTTTGATCCATCTGTGATATATGTACAGAAAGTCAAATGAAAATTTTTTGAACGCTGTAATCAATGCACAGTTTTTCAGTATCAGTACtttgtaatctatcaaaatgcAAATGGATCAATATTTTCCATTgattggcctttgcagtgctagatctcATGTTCAAATCTCAggccagggcaccatctgcatggagtttgcaggtgttagtgtgggtttcctcctacattgcaaaaacatgcagttaggttccaCTCTCcacaccccaaaattgaccttagactgtaataatgacatatgaccatggtagggacattagattaggagctcctttgaaggacagctagtgacatgactatggactttgtacagcgctgtgtaataagttggcgctatataaatactgtgtaattcaTAATGGGAAGGTACAACTTGTCCAAAGTGAAACAATTCAAACATACAGATTTTGGAAAACTTGCCAGCCAAGTTAAACAAGTTAGTGAAGAATGAAAGAGAaatgagcttatcagtctgctgcttcaccttttaggctgggtacacatgtgaaTTAATTGtcatttattatcaatattaataaattccGTTAACTTAGCACTGGAGCTTGATGATTTTACTATGAATATCAAAGAAGATGGAAACTGGACCTCAGCCTCATGTAATTTGTATTCTAATACCTAAATAGGTCATATCCTCCTCTTTACATGATGGAGGAGATATTAAAGGAACCTTGCTTTGGGGCCCAGTGTAAGTGTCTTGTTTTACTTTGCTATTGAAATGCAGAACCCATGGTCATGTTAATGGCTAGACATGTATGATTCTGGTATAGCTGTAGGGCAGTGACTGTCAATGTACAAGGTGATGCACACAATATTCAGTATATGACAGAGACTTTAGATATTAAAGAAGGTGATCAGAGACAGTAGACATGTAACAGGGGGTGCTGGGGGACTGAAGTCACAACATGAAGGTCAGGGTCATAATGGAAAGAATAAAGGGTTCACAGGTTGGGTAACATACAAGTGTGTGCGTGTCTATTGAGGTCCCTGCACAACATGCATTAAAACATATCAAAGCTTTACCGTATCCGATGACACCAATAACACCAATGATGAGAATCCAAACCAGAAAGCCGGCGGTGAAACGCAGCAAGATCAGGAAGAGGAGACTGACTACCATCGCAATCACCAGAGCTCTGTCACCGAGACAAAGAGAAGATGTGTTATGGGAAGGTGCAACTTCACCAAAGTGAAACAATTCAAACATACAGATTTTGGAAAACTTGCCAGCCAAGTTAAATAAGTTAGTGAAGAATGAAAGAGAaatgagcttatcagtctgctgcttcaccttttaggctgggtacacatgtgaaataattgtcgttggagaggatctttcacgatcctttcccacAACAAATGACTACACAGTGCATGAATgatcactgtacatacagcacctttctgctttatagagaggggagggggagaatggcctttcactttcattttttgttcATCATTGCTTGTTAGTCatccatggatcagccaggatcgTGGATCAGACGACTGATgccaaatgctgtacacacaccagattctcttttgatatcagccccgaggcgagaatcatctgacatatgtacgtagccttatagTCCAATCCCAGGCTAGGATAGAAACAAGAACTGTAAATGTTACTGAAATGTTAGCAAAGAAAGGGTGTCACATTCCCTGCCGGGACAGCTCTGGGCTGAGTTTAGATTTACAGGTAATACATTGAATATATTCATGTAACTATGGCATATAATACATGCATTGTAATgtgtatacactatatatatatatatatatatctcaattgAAATCTACAAACTGCCCCTCAATGTGCTTTTCATCCGTCGCATGTGCATTGAGCACTGCACCAAAGTTTATGGAGGAGCAGGTGCCATAATTCTGCCAAGAGGTATGGACTGGCACCTATTAAAACCCTACTGAACAATTCATATTCTAGGACAGCCATTACCTCTTATTAGGATTGCTGCATACAGACAATTATGAAAAATCTGCTACTTACATCAGAATCCAGGACCACGATTTGGCAAAATCCTCAAAAATCTTTTTGCTCAAATTCTGGAAGTTCAAGGAATCGGCAATTGCcctaaaatatgcataaaagatAGATAGGTGAGATGGATACAATCTTGTGGGgatagaaaagagagaaagaaatctGGAACAGgctaggaataataataaaaataatgcaagaGATCTTTTTAACAGG is drawn from Pyxicephalus adspersus chromosome Z, UCB_Pads_2.0, whole genome shotgun sequence and contains these coding sequences:
- the SLC44A4 gene encoding choline transporter-like protein 4, which encodes MAEEYGEPAKFDPKFKGPIKNRSCTDIICCILFMVFILGYMVVGIIAWLYGDPRQVIYARNSTGFYCGFGENKEKPFVLYFDLLKCLTGTNILAAAAMNGLQCPTTQVCVAECPLYFRAAIPIGEPKNVYNQTFCQPSINLTTTTLTVKEIAAKELCPIFLIPSKPIFNRCFPQVDIPYPDNFTINNLSGNATKNQITDAAKAIADSLNFQNLSKKIFEDFAKSWSWILIALVIAMVVSLLFLILLRFTAGFLVWILIIGVIGVIGYGIYHCYKEYSTSTQTFNDVGFNPNLSVYAHVKETWLAILIVLAVVEAILLLLLLFLRKRILIAIALIKEASKAIGYIMSSLFYPLVTFVLLVVCVAYWGITALYLATSGGPLFRITTSNNNTPECSNITGTTTCDPTTFNANATGCPDAHCTFYKYNTEGIIQQNIFNLQIYNVFGFLWCINFVIALGQCVLAGAFASYYWAFHKPKDIPYFPVSAAFMRTLRYHTGSLAFGSLILTIVQIIRIILEYLDHKLKGAQNPCTRFLMCCLKCCFWCLEKFIKFLNRNAYIMIAVYGKNFCVSAKNAFKLLMRNIVRVVVLDKVTDLLIFFGKLIVVGGVGVLAFFFFSGRLPIPNDAFKSPTLNYYWIPILTVVVGSYIIAQGFFSVYNMCVDTLFLCFLEDLERNDGSAEKPYYMPKSLMSILNKKNRPAEDKKKKKK